Genomic window (Acidobacteriota bacterium):
GGCGCCGGCGCCGGCGCGCTGGCTTCGGTCACACTGATCACGTCGGCGGCCGGCGGCATCTTCTTCGGCTGGCTGGCCGACCGGATCGGCCGGACGCGGGCGCTGATCTATTCCATCCTGGTGTACTCCGTCTGCACGGCGTTCACCGCCACGTCGCGCGGCATCGCCGAGCTGGTGCTGTGGCGGTCGCTCGTGGGCATCGGGCTGGGCGGCGAGTGGTCCGCCGGCTCGGTGCTGGTGTCGGAGACATGGCCGGCCATCCACCGCGGCAAGGCCATCGGTCTGATGCAAAGCGGCTGGGCCATCGGCTACATCGCCGCCGCGCTGCTGGCCGCCGCCATCCTCCCCGTCTGGGGCTGGCGGGTGTTGTTTGCCGCCGGCGTGCTGCCGGCCCTGCTCACCCTCTGGATCCGGCGCCATGTGCCCGAACCAGAGGTCTGGCGCGCCGCCGCGCCGGCCGGCGCCCGGGACCCGCGACTCGGCGAGGCGCTGGGCGAGATGTTCCGGCCGCCCCTGCGCCGGCCCACCCTGGCGGCCGTGGTCATGACCACCTGCGTGCTCTTCGCCTACTGGGGGCTGTTCACCTGGCTGCCCGCCTTCCTGGCGGCGCCGGTGGACAAGGGCGGCGCCGGGCTCGGCATTGTCAAGTCATCCGGTTGGATCGTGCCCATGCAGATCGGCGCGTTCTTCGGCTACACCCTGTTCGGCTTTCTGGCGGACCGCTTCGGCCGCCGGCCGGTGTTCGCCGCGTTCCTCGTCGCCGCGGCCGCGCTGGTCCCGGTGTACGGTCAACTGGCGCGCCACGAGCTGGCCCTGTTGGTGCTGGGTCCGTTCATCGGCTTTTTCGGCCACGGCTATTTCAGCGTGTTCGGCGCCATGCTGGCGGAGCTGTTCCCCACGCGGATCCGCGGCACGGCGCAGGGCATGGTGTACAACGCCGGCCGGGCGGTGAGCGCTCTGGCTCCGTTCACCATCGGCGCCCTGGCCGACGCCCATGGCATCGGCGGCGCGTTGGCACTGACTGCGGCGTTCTTCCTGGCCGGCGCCGCGCTGATGGCGCTGCTGCCCGAGACGCGGGGCCGGGAACTCGAGGGATAGCTCTCACCGCGGAGGGCGCAGAAACTGTTGATCGTTGATAGTTGATTGTTGATTGTTGATGGATCTGGGATCAAGGACCCAGAACCGGGATCTCGGATCCGCAGTCCCAGTCTGTTGATGGTGGATGGTTGATCGTTGCGAGACCCGAGCCCCCGAACCGCGCGGCTTGCTGTCCGAGTTACGGGAACGAGCCTCGATGACGATTACGAGCACGATTACGAGCACGATTACGATTGCGATTACGAACTACGATTCCGAGCACGATGAACCCTCAACCCTCAACTCTTAACCATCAACCGATGAAAGGTGAACCATGGCC
Coding sequences:
- a CDS encoding MFS transporter, whose product is MTPDAPTPWYRAATAAQWKTLLAAQLGWMLDAMDVMLYAFALGTIQKEFDLSGAGAGALASVTLITSAAGGIFFGWLADRIGRTRALIYSILVYSVCTAFTATSRGIAELVLWRSLVGIGLGGEWSAGSVLVSETWPAIHRGKAIGLMQSGWAIGYIAAALLAAAILPVWGWRVLFAAGVLPALLTLWIRRHVPEPEVWRAAAPAGARDPRLGEALGEMFRPPLRRPTLAAVVMTTCVLFAYWGLFTWLPAFLAAPVDKGGAGLGIVKSSGWIVPMQIGAFFGYTLFGFLADRFGRRPVFAAFLVAAAALVPVYGQLARHELALLVLGPFIGFFGHGYFSVFGAMLAELFPTRIRGTAQGMVYNAGRAVSALAPFTIGALADAHGIGGALALTAAFFLAGAALMALLPETRGRELEG